GAGACACCTACAGGCATCTCTCAACTGCTCTAAGTCTTCACTGAGCTAACCTGTGCACTCCCAGCAGCAGTCATGCCTCTGCTTCCATGATTTGTAACAGAGCTTCTGCACAGGGCTTAAAAGATGTGCAATGGAATAATGAAAAAGAGGGACATTATCAGTAACTGTTTCACAAGCTCCTAAGATGTAGAATAGACAGGAGAGATCAGGACAACTTGACTAAAATAAGCTGCTGTATCTTTGGGTCAGTGTATTTTTCCCACACAGACTAAGAGTTCAGTCTTTGCTGTTTCCCATTTAATCCCAGACTGCaatgagcaaagctggaaggtAAAGACTTTGTGTATTGTACTGAAATGTATCAGTATGGCACCAAATCCTATTTCAAGCAAGGAGATTGTGGACAGCCTAAGTGTAAACAACAGCCAACTCCTAGACTAACGCCTTCAAATTTCACTTGTTTTGTGGAATGTGTGTAAAACTCATCTCAGAGTTGTTTCTGTTGTGGCACAAAGTTTATCTGCAAATATACCCAAGAccagaaacacaacaaactGTACTTGCTGCTTCAGCTGGTCACAGCATAAAATTAAATGAGACCTTTAAAATGGAATATATTGATTTTTGCCTCCAGGCAGAATAACATTAATATTTCAATTTTCATTATAAAATGAAGTCAACAAAGTATGGTATAAATTTGCAACCTCTGACTTAGAAGCAAAAGACAGACAAATTTTTACCAGACCAACCTAACAGACCATGTAAAATGATACaatttgcttaaaaaaaaaaaatctatattcCTCATAGCTTTTAACTGCTGACTTAGGAGGAACTGTCAATGAAAGTCATTTCTTAGGGGCAGAGTAACAGAACCTATTAGGTGTTATATGTTCTTAATGAAAAGAACTTTTGGCTGCTTGCCATTTCAAACAAAAGGTGGTTACAAGAATCTAGAATTGAATTGTATCAACTCCATTTTCAGATTTCCTAAAAACTAATCATTCCACCCACTTCCATTTCTAAGGTTGCAAAtccctgtgctctgcctcactgtcctACCAAACTCATCAGTCTGTTctttccctctgccactttataTCATGGAGTGTTTGTTTTCTATGGGGTTATCCACTGCCCCTCGTAATTCCACTTCCCTTTAAAAACAGTTTTCCATTCTCATGGCCTAGTACCACACAACTGGAAGACAGGCCAGTAACTGAGACTTCATGTAAAAATCTGCTCATACATTCAAGACTCAGCTCAGGCTTTGTAATTCAGTAAAAAGCACCATTTACTGAGTAAATTACTAAGCAGTTCCTCTTaccttgctgcttgctttctctcttgGGGACTGATCTGAATCTTGCTTTTAAAAAAGCATCTGAAATCACATAAAGTGACGGGgaggaaactgatggaacagttCTTTGTGCTCCTGAGCATGGCTGCTTTTCAGCTCTAATCAAATTCTCCTCTTTATATTATTAGCATTACTGCAAGCAAGAACAAGCAGCTCTGCATGAAACTAGCAACACTTTGCTTGTTTTTGTGCTGAAGATCCATCCTGAGCCTTCATAGTTTCTTCTCCAGGAGAACTCTCTGGTATCTCACAGGGGAGCTTCCTGCTGAACATTTCTCCTTCACGACATAATTATATCTAATCCTCAGGCATAGGGAAAATGAGTATTCACAAACCCTGCAGAAGCTTCCATTTTGGAGACAAACTTCTGTTCCCTTCACCTCAGTCTGAAGTAGCTATCAACCTTTCTTCTGAGCTTCATTTGTTAAGTTCAGTGGAATGGACGCATTAATCTTCCAATACAAATATAAAGCTATCTTCACAGCAGGAAAATCAATTGGTATTAATTTTAAAATAGAAATGGTTTTAACTGGTTTGATGGAAGGACAATGACAGTACTCCTGCCTTAAATGTTCTGCATCCATGAATGTGTCCACAGAAAGCATAGTGCAAGGGAATAAATACCCACACagtgccaggcagaaagggagtaCTATGCACTAACACTttgcagtgttccatcacccaaAAAGAGAAATGGGAAGTTTGGTGATTTGAGAGCTTTCTGAGGTATAAGTCTGCACTTGTTTCAGCACGAAGTCAAGGTGTAGAGCTTGGAATACCTGAGCAGCTTGACATAGATCAGAGGTGACAGCTCAGCCACCTGCACTGTCACTGTGACCATCTAGTCAAATACAGACCTGTGAAGACAAGCTACTTCAGCAGATCGACCTGTCTGTCCTCTCATGAGATTCAAATAAAAAGACAAAATCTGCAACAAGTGTATTTTCTTTGCAAGCTTTTCAATTTTAGAAGACAACTTTGTAACGACAACTCACGCATGTTTCTAGGGACTGTTAACAATATTCTCACATTACATTCAGTTTCTTTCCTAGGAACTCTCTTCTATGTTGCAACATTTTCAGCTCCCAAGAGCCTGACATTTTATCACTCAAGTTTCTCTCCTTGTGGACACTGCAGTCACCCTGGAAGCTGACTGAGAAACACGGGGAGGAAGGTCTGGAGAGATTTCATGCCACTCTTTTCCTATTTCGTTCCAGAAGCCAAGATCCTTTTATTGCTCCTTTCCCAGGTTCTGGGTCATCAGACTGGGCTTAAATAGTTTATTACTGTGGCAAATCAAATGCTGGACTTAACATTCCAGCAGGAACAAATCTTCTCTCAATTCTAGATGATGACACAGTCCttaagcagtgctggcagcagtgatgAATCTTTGGCACTTTAATGAATTTCATCCAGCATTAAACCTGCCAAATCCTCAATTGATGATCTGGTGTTAACAGAGGTTCCTGGGTCAGTTGAACTTAAGAGCACACACTGGAGTTTCCTCTGCATATGTCAGTAAAGGACACACTTTGTGGCAATAAACTGCAGCCAGCTCAAAAGAAGAGCTGAAGTGCCAGTGGATGCAACACACAGATGACATGGAAGTATTCTTCCCTACTAAATATTTGTGTGTATCTGAAGTTAAAGAATTTGATCTGAGCATGAGATTTTAAAGAATTCTAGCCCTTTTCCAATCACAACAGTGACAAAATGGAAACACAAAACTTCTATGAGTAATTTTAGTGCCAAATAGAGTATAATGAATAAAACTCAGCAACCTGACAACAGTTAAGATGACACAAACAGAACCAACCACCTGAAAACGTCAGTTAGGTTGTAAGGTAACTTAAATGACAGTGTCTTCAAAAACCACTGTGATAGGAAGATGGTTAACTTGGTGTAACAGGAAGGCTTCAACTTCCACAGCACAAACTTCTCAACAGTTCAAGTGTGTGCATATCCTGCAAAGGAACTCTTCTAAGCAATCAGCTGCACTTCTAAAATTCTTTTAGTCTTCATTCCTCACTGCTGATCTGCTTTACCTCTCTAGCACTAGTATCTGACTCccaactgtttgtatattgtCCCATTTTCTGAGCTATTCAGAGCAATCAAATAAATCTTATATTAGACTTCAGAGTTCATTTTCAGAATGTGTCACACAATCTAGACCCTCAGTTATAGattaagcaggaaaaaaaagaaaataagtatTGTTTTGAAAAACTCGTAGTTACAAAACAGTGAGCTGGGCAAAAATAGTCTATCAGCACCTGAGCTGTGTGTGGtaaaacaacccaaagcaggatcagccCCGTGTTTGACATCAGGCCCCTGTGCTACCACAAAGCCAAGGAGTTGAGTGTTTTGGAAGCAGCCATTAGGTGTTCCTCAGGCCAGTAAGTTAACTGTTCCAGATGAGATCTCCCATCACTTTCCCAGCAATCACTCCTTAAACACTCACATTCTCCTCTCCATACCTGGAAGCAAATCACAGAGACACTCAgcactcaaaaaaacccaaaccaaaaaccaatcAATGATGCCCACATGCACTGCAAATGCTTGGCAACGGAACTCAGACCTTACTCTATCTCCAAAGGAAATACCTCTCAAGATACGGGTCACATTAAATATTGAATTGCTAATTGTCTGCTGAAGGAACAAAGTGGTGAAATGAAAGCTTTTAGGTTTTGGCTTGTGGAACCCCACAGGGAGTACACGAGAAACACTTCAGTTGTGAagctctccttccctgctgtgctgagccatGCTACACACATCATAAGTTATGGCTAGGAAAAGCTGAgctaagaagttcttcagacaCTGACCTCCTTTCCTCTCATATTTTAAGGGTACATTCTGTCAAGAGAGTTTAAAGTAATTTTACCTGCACTTTTAAATGGCAATAAAACCTTTAAAATAGCAACTTCAATTTAAGCTTCAGGAACATGCATTAAGTCTTTGCTTCAAAACCAATATGACGCAAAATATGAGCTGCACTAAACAGGCCTGTCAATAAATGCCTGATTGGAAATACTACACAAAAAAGTCTACCAAACATTATCAAGCAACTTGAAGTGTAAATCAGCTAGTAATTACACAACCCAACACCTAGTAGTTTGTCAGTCCATGACTTCAAGACTTCCTGAATAGAGAAAGGCATTCCTGGAACAGATCATGGGATGGACAGGGAGAGGTATGTCTTAGGATAGACTTAAGAGACATGAAAACATATAAAAGTTTTTACTACACTTTCCCAGTTACCACCCAAATCTCTTACTACATCTTTAGCTACTGCCCAAATCTCTCTTACTACATCTTGGCTCAGAACTTCCTTTCAAGATGTAGTACACAGATTAGACCTGGGAACCGGAGAACTTTTATTCACTCAAATAAGACAGCAGCAGTAATGCACCTTCCTAGCACAATTCCAGCAACTTTATGCAACTCTTTCTTTTCCAAAGAGATCGACTGGACAAGATCAGGCTTCTCGTTCTTCAAAATGGTTTAGAGATTTCAAATACTAATATAGGTATCAATTTTGATAGCCCAGTTCCAGTCAAACAGTCTTGAAACACCCTATATTTAAGGCAAAAAAACTTACGTGGCAATCACAGGTAGAACCCAGTTCTGAAACAGAAACCATTCCCTAGCTGATTCATCATCTtaagataaaaaaaaccccaacaaactcCCCCAAAAATTGACATAATGCCCTTTACCTTTCTGTTTTCATTATCTAGTAAACTGTCACACAAATAAGCGtcagtttgttttctgtgttgtTAAACACACACAGGACCATCAAGCTGTGATGTATTAAAAAACATTTCAAACTCCTACTTACATTTTctccaccacagcagcctccaCATTTCATTTTCCCCATATCTGTGTataaaataaatgttttaaCAAGTTTACCTTCcgcaccacctcctcctcttcctggcgCTTTTCATAATGAGAAAAGTCATCAAAGATGGAGGTTGTGTGCTTGTAAGTAGCAATAATTTTAAGcacttgttttgctttttctaaGGGCACCTCCTGTGTGTCACGGGAGTTTGTAACGGGTTTGTTGTCATTGTTCTCCAGCCTGATGTGTCGGAGCTGGTTGTTGGGCACATCCTTCACAAAGATCCACTTGACATCAAATTTCCCCTTCCACTTGTCCTGAGACCAGACACCTGCACTGGTGCCGTAGTCCACAGGTGATTTCATCTCTGCTACTCCACAGAAGTGTCCACTGCCATTGACACTGAACAGCAAGTAGACTGGACCCTTGCTATTCATGGAGCGAAAAGCACTGTCCAGGCGTTTGTTGCCATGTTCTGTACTACACCAAATAGAATACTTAATGGAACGATGAATATCATCCTCAGAATAGCTCTTGATTATGAACACACGTCCATTTTTAAGGTTCCATTCAAAATCTTTAGGGTTATAGCTGTGAGCAGCTTTCAGTTTTTCAAGGACAGGATGGGACTCGCCACTTGGaagagggttgggctgggtgctgccagaTGAGCTGCTGTCGTTACCAGTTCCTCCGCTTTGGCCAAAAGCTGCATTCCTGTTGCGAGGAGCTACCCAGCGGTTTTGGGGTGCCTGCTGAGGGGTCTGATACTGAGGCTGAGTCAATGGAGGAGGCTGAGTTGGAACAGGCTGAACAATTTGTTGTTGTGGCTGTGGAACAGACTGAGGAGAAGGTATCTGTTGGGGGGCAGGGACTTTTGTCACGGGACCCTTATTGTCCCAAGTCCCTATGTCCATATTATGCTTTATAGGTGGAGGAGGCAATGCTCCCCCAATTACAGGTCCAGTTTTTGATTTCATTTTAGGCTGTGGTTTTGCAGGCTTGCTAGCTATAGCAGCCCAGGAGGTTGGTTTAGACACTGGCAAGTTTACATTAGATCCACCGTTACCAGAGAGGGCACCTGTCATCCCAGCACTGTTGACAACAGACCCTACTGTTTTCACCGCTGAAGTTGTAACATCTCCACCAAtcttgagtccaaccattccctgTTCAATACTGTTCATTCCAGGAGCTTTATTTAATGTATCATTATGAAATCCTGTTTGTCCATCCACAATGGTACCACCCAGTGAACTAGGTGGGTAGCTGTAACTGCTCCCATAGGCTGAACTTTGAGTTTGCTGTCCTTGGGATCCACTCGTTCCCCAAGCTGAGAAGGCAGgattttcagggaagaagttaaACCGGTGCTGGTAGATGTTATTTCCCAGCCCCCCAGGCTGTCCAAAAACAGCATCGTGCATAAAATGATGATCTCCGTTACTGAGTTGTCCATAGGTGGTGAGATATGGGATAGGAGGATCTCCTCCTGTAGACCACGGTGCTTCACTGAGAGAATAAGGGAACCCAATAGATGGTGGATAATAACTGGACAGATAGGGATCAGTCATTGATGGGTAGCTATTGTTCTgttaaagacagaaaaaaaaaagggaacttTAGATATAAACCCCTCTTCATTTATAAATAACCCCACCACTCTTCATCACGAAATAGAGAAGGTAAACTATGTTCTAACTACAGATCTTAGTTCTCACTCCAAGAGAGATTCAGGGCTAAACTACAGGATCAGAGCATTTctaacacactccagcaccagtGGCTCACAATGTGGGTTAGCATTTGAGACTCTGAAACCACACGAATTCAGTAATATTACTAAGGGTGTTTAGTGGCTGCTTCTAAAATTATTTAATCTACCAATAGCCAAAAATATTACAAGGAATTTATATAACAATCTAATTTGTGTCTCTCGGAACTCCCATAAGGAACATTTTTAGATCACTATATGGGAGAAATTTTAGATTAAATTGATATGAGAAAACATTCAACAACAAATACAATTACAGTCCTCATACTGGAATTTTGAGGGGCAAAATAGATCTGAAGTGGTAAAACATTCAAAAACTACTTCTGACACACAGGAAGACAGACATATTACTAAGCAGCAACCCAAGTTTGATGTAAGCAGTCCCAATAACACAAGCTGAGTTGAAGGTGATGGTGTACTGGAGACTATTGTATGGAAATATGATGTGCTATGTACCATTCACACTGAAAAAAGACCCTACTCAGCCTTTGGCAAAAGTCTCTTCCTCCCTCACTAGTAAAGTTACAAGTGTACAAGACTTTTTCTGATAGTCCTTCAACACAGGCCACCTTTTCTACTCTATGAAACAACAGACTGGGTAAAAACCAGCAGATCCCCCTCAAATTTAATCTTTTCCTCCTTATCTCAAGCTAAGAAGCTGTTCATGATTCTGCCGACCCCTCGTTTTGCAGCATTCTGTACGTTCTCATCTTCATCAAAGCAAAAGAACAACCAGAATATTCTAAAATAGGCTTTATTCCTCTTTAAATAAACTTGAAGCATATCTACTGGAGACCTTCCAAAGCAACACTCCAACTGTAATTACCAGTGAGGGGGAAGAAGGTCAACATCTCCTGTTAATGAGTCAAACAGCAGCTCCCTTTTCCTTACTCATGGAGAAAGACTATTTTAAGAAGAGGAACCAAGATTTCTTTTAAGCTGCAAGATTTCAAACTTGAAAAAAGAATATAGCTGCAAAATAAGCAAAACTGCACTGGAACTTCAGTCACCTgtcaaaaaaaatcaattatttCTCAGCTCATtccaaaaataaagtaaaaaaaaatcccacagaacaaaaacaaaaacctccaaatccaccaaaacacaaaccctcCT
The window above is part of the Pogoniulus pusillus isolate bPogPus1 chromosome 29, bPogPus1.pri, whole genome shotgun sequence genome. Proteins encoded here:
- the YTHDF1 gene encoding YTH domain-containing family protein 1 isoform X1; protein product: MSATSVDPQRPKGQDNKVQNGSLHQKDTVHDNDFEPYLSGQSNQNNSYPSMTDPYLSSYYPPSIGFPYSLSEAPWSTGGDPPIPYLTTYGQLSNGDHHFMHDAVFGQPGGLGNNIYQHRFNFFPENPAFSAWGTSGSQGQQTQSSAYGSSYSYPPSSLGGTIVDGQTGFHNDTLNKAPGMNSIEQGMVGLKIGGDVTTSAVKTVGSVVNSAGMTGALSGNGGSNVNLPVSKPTSWAAIASKPAKPQPKMKSKTGPVIGGALPPPPIKHNMDIGTWDNKGPVTKVPAPQQIPSPQSVPQPQQQIVQPVPTQPPPLTQPQYQTPQQAPQNRWVAPRNRNAAFGQSGGTGNDSSSSGSTQPNPLPSGESHPVLEKLKAAHSYNPKDFEWNLKNGRVFIIKSYSEDDIHRSIKYSIWCSTEHGNKRLDSAFRSMNSKGPVYLLFSVNGSGHFCGVAEMKSPVDYGTSAGVWSQDKWKGKFDVKWIFVKDVPNNQLRHIRLENNDNKPVTNSRDTQEVPLEKAKQVLKIIATYKHTTSIFDDFSHYEKRQEEEEVVRKVNLLKHLFYTQIWGK
- the YTHDF1 gene encoding YTH domain-containing family protein 1 isoform X2 gives rise to the protein MSATSVDPQRPKGQDNKVQNGSLHQKDTVHDNDFEPYLSGQSNQNNSYPSMTDPYLSSYYPPSIGFPYSLSEAPWSTGGDPPIPYLTTYGQLSNGDHHFMHDAVFGQPGGLGNNIYQHRFNFFPENPAFSAWGTSGSQGQQTQSSAYGSSYSYPPSSLGGTIVDGQTGFHNDTLNKAPGMNSIEQGMVGLKIGGDVTTSAVKTVGSVVNSAGMTGALSGNGGSNVNLPVSKPTSWAAIASKPAKPQPKMKSKTGPVIGGALPPPPIKHNMDIGTWDNKGPVTKVPAPQQIPSPQSVPQPQQQIVQPVPTQPPPLTQPQYQTPQQAPQNRWVAPRNRNAAFGQSGGTGNDSSSSGSTQPNPLPSGESHPVLEKLKAAHSYNPKDFEWNLKNGRVFIIKSYSEDDIHRSIKYSIWCSTEHGNKRLDSAFRSMNSKGPVYLLFSVNGSGHFCGVAEMKSPVDYGTSAGVWSQDKWKGKFDVKWIFVKDVPNNQLRHIRLENNDNKPVTNSRDTQEVPLEKAKQVLKIIATYKHTTSIFDDFSHYEKRQEEEEVVRKERQNRNKQ